The Candidatus Neomarinimicrobiota bacterium DNA segment CGGCCAGCACTACTATTTCATGGATAATGAGACTTACGACCAGCTGGCGCTCCCCACTGATCAGGTGGGGGATGTCACGGACTTCCTTGTCGATAACCTTGATGTGATCGTCGCCTTCCATGGAAGTGACCCGGTGGAGGTACGCGTACCCCAGCACATGAACTTAAAGGTGGTGGAAACCGAACCTGGTGTCAGGGGTGACACGGCCACGGGCGGAAGCAAGCCTGCTATGCTGGAGACAGGGGTAGTGATACAGGTCCCGCTGTTTGTAGAAGAGGGAGACACCATTCGCATCGATACCCGGGAGCGTCGCTATATTGAGCGCGTGAAGGGATAGGTGCGCGAACTATCGATGACTAACCTGAGGGGATTATGCTGAAGAATAAACTGAAAGAAATTATCGATATTGTCGAAAAGCACAACGTACACGAAGTAGAAGTTTCGACGTGGTGGGGGCGCAAAATACGCGTCACCAAGGACGCAT contains these protein-coding regions:
- a CDS encoding elongation factor P, which gives rise to GQHYYFMDNETYDQLALPTDQVGDVTDFLVDNLDVIVAFHGSDPVEVRVPQHMNLKVVETEPGVRGDTATGGSKPAMLETGVVIQVPLFVEEGDTIRIDTRERRYIERVKG